TAGACTAATTTCAAGGATTCTATTTCCATTTTATTTACTCCATTTATTGTGTACTCTAAGTTCATTTGTAACTATTGGTGATTAAATAACCACTGGTTAATTTATAACTATTGGTTAGTTTATAACTATTGGTTAGTTTATAACTATTGGTTAGTTTATAACTATTGGTTAGTTTATAACTATTGATTGGTTTATAATTATTGGTTAATTTATAACTATTAGTTAGTTTCCAAGTAGTTCTCAGGAAAAAAATATGAACCTATCCGAAAAGTCAGTAATGCATGTTGAAAAGTCACAATAAGCCTATAATATCAGAGTATCCATTTCGATTATAATATCAGAGTATCCATTTCGATTATAATATCAGAGTATCCATTTCGATTATAATATCAGAGTATCCATTTCGATTATAATATCAGAGTATCCATTTCGATTTTACATATTGCATATTGTAAAAGTTACAGTAGGTGACCACTTTTCAGATAGGTGCTAAGATAACAGAACTATTTTCGATAGTAAATGTTCCCATGCAGAGCACAATCAAGAAGTTTGTACAACTGGCAACCGTAACGGTAGAAAATCAAAAAGAACCTTTTATGGGACCTGTTAAAACGATATATAAAAGCATTGCTTTCCCTGGCAGACATTGGAAAGATCCATTCATTTCTCCTCTGATTTATGTGAGCGAGTCAATGCTTTACACAATTCTGATTCCCAGAATCCGCGCAGCAAGTTCTATTGCTTGCCCGGCATTGACTATAGCCCCTCTGAGTTCATTGCGTGTATCGGATACTGTTATTCCATCAATGATACAATCCGATATGTCGATGTCTTCGAGTAAGGTTTTAAAAAAATCAGCTCCTGTGAAATTTACCGCTTTCAGTGTGGGCTTCTTTAACCGAATCTCGGATAAGAAGGCTTCCGTAAAATTGCAGTCACGAATGGTGCAGTTCTCCAATACGGAACTTGAAAAATCTGCATATCGAAAGGAACCGTCCTCTAAAGAGGTTTCTTTTATTTGGCTCTTGCTGAAGTTACTGCCATCACCCTTGCACGTTAAAATTTTGGAGCCTTTCCAGTAGCTTTCCATAAAAATGCAATTCGCAAAATTACAATTCTCAAACACCGAATTGTAAAAGCTGGCTTTTGAAAAATCACATTTGCTGAACTGACATTGTATAAACTGTATCGATTCAAATTCTATCCTTACGATATCGATGTCCGAAAGTATCTCGCCTTCAAAGCGCGTCCTTTCTACATAATTGTCATCAGAGTGTGCGGCTATAATTCTGCTTTCCAACATGTTTCTATCTCCACATACTGATGTTTCCAACTGATTATACTGGTGTCATGGCAACTTAATTAGGGTGCATTGATATTTAGACATTTTCTCATCAGTAATTTTTCTCGTATATTTCCAGTTGATCTTTGGTTACCTGAGTCACCCTTTTTCCTGCTTTGAATTCCACCGCCATGAATACATTTGCTGTTCCATTCCTAATATATCCATAATCATATTTTTCGGGACTTCCAGATTTCATCGGAATGGCTTTCCTCTTTAATAAAAAAAGCACCATTATCTGTGTTTGAATTGAAGAAAAATGGATTAGTGGTGTTGAATTAGCGCTATTTTGACTCCATTTGGGTCTTCTAAGAAAGTAATGGTCCCAACTGTTATTGGTATGGGTTTCATAGTGATTTTGGCACCTTTAGATTTAAGTTCTTTAATTGTGGCGTTGCGTATTTAACTTTCATATTATCACCATATGAATACTGTTTATCATTATTTATTAATGTTGAATTTGGATTGTTCCTTTCAAAACAGGATTCAAGGAAGTAGTTTTTGAGTTTTGGGATCAGTTTGGCATGAAATTACATTACTATTTATTACTATGGGAGTGCAGAGGGTCACGAATACCCTGACCTTCAGGTCGGGGATGAAGTGAACCCTCGCTGGCTGTTTTGTATTCGCTTAAACTGTATCAATCATCGTTTTTTTGTAAAATGAGGTTTTTTGACACCATAGCCACAGGTGGTTCCAGCTACCTATGGCTAGGATGTGATAAGCGTTGGAATTGCGCAGTTTTAGCCATGGCTATGGTCAGATTACCTACCACATCGTGTTGGTGCCTAAGTATCGATACAAGATATTCTACAATAAACGAGTTAAAAAGGATTGCGAGTCTATATTCCACAATATTTGCACAGAGAAAGGCTACAAAATCCATGCTCTGGAAGTTGTAGATAATCATGTTCACCTGTTCCTGGAATTCCACCCAAGCACCTCTCTATCAGAGGTGGTTCAATACTTGAAAGGAGGTAGTTCTTACAGATTGTTCAAGCTTCATCCTGAACTGAGAACACGATATTGGGGTGGAAGTCTATGGTCAAGTGGTAAATTCTATCGATCCGTTGGAAATGTAACCGCTGACACAATCAAGCACTACATTAAGGAGTCGCAGGGAAAACCGAAAACAGAGGTTCAATCATATAGATTAAAGTCTAGGCAACGGAAAATTGACGATTTCTAAGTACCAGAATAACCGGGCGGGCGGCCCATCAGCATACCCCATCCTTTAGGTTGGGGTGGCCGCACGCAATTTGATTTTTCACGTCCTCTTTCCTTTCTTTTTTTCCAAAAGCTACCCCTAAAACTATTCCAAGTGCAGGTCCGAGAGCAATTCCCAGGCCTATATTGTCTATCAGAATGCCAATTATCACACCAAATAACATGCCAAATGCGATCCCGGAGCCTATTGGATCTTCTTTTTCGTTTTCTTTATTATTCTCATTCATTCTTACTCTTTCCAATACTTCTCTTTATTTCTATAAAAAGGGTTTGAAATAGAGGCAAGCAGCCGGTTGTAGGGGATTTTGTCGTTTTGTTTGACCAGCCTGAGACTGGTTCACGCATGGTTGTGAATATCCTGCCCCGAAGAACCTGCCTTTCAAGAGGTGCAGCAGGAGGCGGGGGCGGGGAGCAGGTAATTGCTGCAAATCTCGATACCATCTTTATCGTTACTTCTGTGGGGAAGGACCTCAACCTTCGAAGGCTAGAAAGGTATCTTGCTATTGTATATTCTTCCGGGGCAAGCTCTGTGATTTTACTTAACAAAATTGACCTTGAAGATAACCCAACCGGTTGGTAGAAATAATTTTGGTCATTGCAGGGAACGTGTCGATAATTCCCTTAAGTGCTCTCTAAAAAATAGGGCTTGATATCCTCAGCCCATATCTTAATCCTGGGGGAACGGTTGTACTCGTAGGTTCTTCAAGGATCGGAAAATCCACAATTATCAACGCTTTTCTTGGGGAAGTCGTTCAGAAGACAGTGAATATCCGAAAAGACGATGAGAAAGAACCGGGTTGTGCTGTCCTGAAGGCTGTAAGGGATGGGTTTATTCCTGAAGAGCGGCTGGAGAGCTATCACAGGTTAACTAACAAACTTGCATTCCAGTCAAAAAAGACAGAAATAGGGCTGAAACGGCTTGAAATGGAAAGATTCAGAGAAATTTTTTAAATTTTCATAGCTTCGGCGTGCTGCATGAAAACTTACCGAAATTACAAAATTGCTCACGTAAATCAAATTAGAAAGAAGCATTTACAGAAGTTCTAACCTTAACTTTAGGCGGGAAATCTCCCTTCCTCGACCCCAATAGAAGCAGGGGGTAGTTTACATTGAAACTTCCCGGACCTACAATTATTATATGAAAAAACCTATGCTATTTCTATGTCAAGGAAGCTACATGATTCTGCTTTTCGCTTATTGAAGAAAGCAGCCGACGAAATCGATAAAGAGCGATATAAAAAGGCCTTTGAAAGCCTTGATAAGGCCGAAAAAATCGCAGAAGAAGTAAAGGATCCAGAGATCTCATACAACCTCCTGTTTTTTAAAGGTTTTGCAAAATACAGAATTGATGAACTCGAAGAGTCGCTTGTACTTTTAGGAAAGGCACTGGAGATTAGCTGGGAGCTTTTTTCGAAAGAGCCGGAAAGGGAAGATTACCGGTCTTTTATAGGAGAAACTATTGGAAGCATTGGAGATGTCCTTTCGGCGCTTGAAGATCCCGAAAAATCAAAAGAATACATCTCTCAAATGAAAGGGATATTTGAAAAAGCGGTCCTGGGCTTTGAGAATTTATTGGAATCCGATCCCGAAAATCCAGGGTACCTGGAAAAGTTCCTGGAAACGATCGAACACATAGGGCTCTGTTTTGAAGTAGGAGAATTAATCGAAGACGCAGCACCACTTTTTGATAAAAAATTCGATGTCATTGAGAAACTTATCAAAAGTGAAACTGAAATGTTCGAACACCTCAGCAGCCTTGATGATTCGCTTATGAACTTTGGAAGTCTCTGCGAGGAAAAGGGATATTTAGAAGAGGCGAAGCATGTTTATGACCGGGCAATAGAGATTTACGGAAAAGTCCTCAAAAAAGACCCTGAAAATACTGAAACCAAAGTTTACCTGAGCTACGCATACCGTTATCTTGCCGATATGTATTCGGACCTGGAAAATCTCGAAAAGGCAGAGGAGTGCTATAAAAAAGCATTGGGCCTGCTGGAAAGCGAGATAGAAAATAAGCCTGAAAATATCCCGGTTTCTGAAAATATTGAAGTTTCTGAAAACACTCCATTTTCCAAAAACATTCCGTTTTTTATGGTTCTTGCAGATATGTACAAGGATTCAGGCTTAATATTTTCAGACACGGAATATACCACAAAATCCAGGGACTACTATACGAAAGCAAGGGAAATTTTCCGGGGACTGATGGATAAATACCCGGACCTGTTTGGAGACGATAAAAACCTTGCCAGTTCTTTAGAGGAACTTGCAGAGCTGTTTTCGGATATTGGAGACCTTGAAAGTGCAGAAACCTGCTATAAGGACGAATTACAGGTCTATGAAAACCTGCTGCAAAAAGAACCTGAAAACCCTGAATATTCCCTGAAGCTTTCCGATGTCTACCGGGAGCTTGGGGACCTTTT
The Methanosarcina sp. WWM596 DNA segment above includes these coding regions:
- a CDS encoding pentapeptide repeat-containing protein; the protein is MLESRIIAAHSDDNYVERTRFEGEILSDIDIVRIEFESIQFIQCQFSKCDFSKASFYNSVFENCNFANCIFMESYWKGSKILTCKGDGSNFSKSQIKETSLEDGSFRYADFSSSVLENCTIRDCNFTEAFLSEIRLKKPTLKAVNFTGADFFKTLLEDIDISDCIIDGITVSDTRNELRGAIVNAGQAIELAARILGIRIV
- the tnpA gene encoding IS200/IS605 family transposase — protein: MELRSFSHGYGQITYHIVLVPKYRYKIFYNKRVKKDCESIFHNICTEKGYKIHALEVVDNHVHLFLEFHPSTSLSEVVQYLKGGSSYRLFKLHPELRTRYWGGSLWSSGKFYRSVGNVTADTIKHYIKESQGKPKTEVQSYRLKSRQRKIDDF
- the rsgA gene encoding GTPase RsgA, with product MFDQPETGSRMVVNILPRRTCLSRGAAGGGGGEQVIAANLDTIFIVTSVGKDLNLRRLERYLAIVYSSGASSVILLNKIDLEDNPTGW
- a CDS encoding tetratricopeptide repeat protein encodes the protein MSRKLHDSAFRLLKKAADEIDKERYKKAFESLDKAEKIAEEVKDPEISYNLLFFKGFAKYRIDELEESLVLLGKALEISWELFSKEPEREDYRSFIGETIGSIGDVLSALEDPEKSKEYISQMKGIFEKAVLGFENLLESDPENPGYLEKFLETIEHIGLCFEVGELIEDAAPLFDKKFDVIEKLIKSETEMFEHLSSLDDSLMNFGSLCEEKGYLEEAKHVYDRAIEIYGKVLKKDPENTETKVYLSYAYRYLADMYSDLENLEKAEECYKKALGLLESEIENKPENIPVSENIEVSENTPFSKNIPFFMVLADMYKDSGLIFSDTEYTTKSRDYYTKAREIFRGLMDKYPDLFGDDKNLASSLEELAELFSDIGDLESAETCYKDELQVYENLLQKEPENPEYSLKLSDVYRELGDLFAEEEGLEKAKAYYEKEIEIYENLHPTDADKLMLEANKADTWNQIGNLYAEEEPETAVQYHERALPVFQEAFESDPENEFFHEGLLESLTTLGLLFKNNREFGKALRVYERVLEVQKQLLELMPPESSHEMEHDHDHDYDLEHDHDLEHDHDLEHDHDLEHEHELYLDMETTYFELGVLHSELGDEEKAVEYHRQALERFDQIIAEQFEDPELTILTSGKAFLLGMSLLEKLESEEKDSSVARKYYELALKTVEKLYETYPMNLGLQKMLASFAEQIGDIYRDVDKLEETIPEYEYAYKNLKILSEKDPENSLYLHHMFGALNNLGIGYSVMDQQEKGKECFEKAFDLNERLAKSTPEDLGSLKRSFMLFNNYANLLEGMDDSETAEEYRKKVEEINAKLAEEDPEWDSSLEEL